One Serpentinicella alkaliphila DNA segment encodes these proteins:
- a CDS encoding sigma factor G inhibitor Gin: protein MKFECCICNEYHEKGIVLMHKFICRSCELSIVDTPQDQLKYEIYKKKIKEIVTNII, encoded by the coding sequence ATGAAGTTTGAGTGTTGTATTTGCAATGAATATCATGAAAAAGGGATTGTATTAATGCATAAGTTTATTTGCCGAAGTTGTGAGTTAAGTATAGTTGATACACCACAGGATCAATTGAAATATGAAATATATAAGAAAAAGATAAAAGAAATTGTAACTAATATTATTTAA
- a CDS encoding metal-sensitive transcriptional regulator produces the protein MEKKPTEESLKVQKSIIDRLNRVEGQIRGIKNMVEKGTYCDDVINQIEASRSALGAIELILMESHFKNCVKEQIQSGNDEAMEDLLKIVKKLMK, from the coding sequence TTGGAAAAAAAGCCTACAGAGGAATCATTAAAAGTTCAAAAATCAATTATAGATCGTTTAAATAGAGTAGAAGGACAAATTAGAGGAATTAAAAACATGGTTGAAAAGGGAACATATTGTGACGATGTTATAAATCAAATAGAAGCATCTAGGTCTGCCTTAGGAGCCATTGAATTAATTTTAATGGAAAGTCATTTTAAAAATTGTGTAAAAGAACAAATTCAGTCAGGGAACGATGAGGCTATGGAGGATTTGTTGAAAATAGTAAAAAAACTTATGAAATAG
- a CDS encoding TVP38/TMEM64 family protein — protein sequence MNNKLIGKWLKPTIALAVIIVLYIFLWSNNPNFDIESIQVFVDRYEPYSALVYILIGSLRTIFFIPTPILFIAGGIMFGTLMGIIYTIIGVIISTSICYLLARRYKSFFAKFTNNWVNDRIESIDNNRVMGTIFTMRAIPGIPYDAVSFSAGIVNLNLVHLLIGTVLGILPKAIILGSLGDNLDNIFSLKVILGYILVILICLVLLYSSPKKYIQKAYKKACSKQ from the coding sequence ATGAATAATAAATTAATAGGAAAGTGGTTAAAACCAACCATAGCTCTAGCAGTTATAATAGTACTTTATATTTTTTTATGGTCTAATAATCCAAATTTTGATATTGAGTCAATCCAAGTATTTGTAGATAGATATGAACCATATAGTGCATTGGTATATATTCTTATTGGTAGTCTTAGAACTATTTTTTTTATTCCTACCCCTATCTTATTTATAGCTGGAGGTATTATGTTTGGTACTCTTATGGGAATCATTTATACGATTATAGGAGTGATTATCTCAACTAGCATTTGTTACTTATTAGCTAGGAGGTATAAGAGTTTTTTTGCGAAGTTTACAAATAATTGGGTTAATGACAGAATTGAAAGCATTGACAATAACAGGGTTATGGGGACTATATTTACAATGAGGGCAATTCCTGGAATTCCTTACGATGCAGTAAGTTTTTCAGCGGGAATAGTAAATCTTAATTTGGTACATTTGCTAATAGGAACGGTTCTTGGAATTTTACCAAAAGCGATTATATTGGGGTCATTAGGAGATAATCTTGATAATATTTTTTCTTTAAAAGTAATACTTGGATATATTCTAGTAATTTTAATTTGCTTAGTTCTTTTATATTCATCTCCAAAAAAGTATATTCAAAAGGCTTATAAAAAAGCATGTAGTAAGCAATAA
- a CDS encoding heavy-metal-associated domain-containing protein: MKKQLIIEGMSCGHCVNRVEKALRELNGVEKVEVDLSNKKAVILLSETIEDAILNEVIDDAGYEVIEIKNV, from the coding sequence GTGAAAAAGCAATTAATAATTGAGGGTATGAGTTGTGGACATTGTGTTAATAGAGTGGAAAAAGCTCTAAGGGAACTAAATGGAGTAGAGAAAGTAGAAGTTGATCTGTCTAATAAAAAGGCTGTTATACTATTAAGTGAAACTATTGAAGATGCAATTTTGAACGAAGTAATTGATGATGCTGGATATGAGGTAATAGAAATAAAAAATGTATAA
- the mltG gene encoding endolytic transglycosylase MltG, translating to MKQYIFKHFVYIVLILVGILFLSLTYLPSVFSVTSNSEVVEVTVSTGSSLHAVAEGLYDSGVIKSRLWFKHLAKSQNLDRSIKPGTYYISPNISLNQLLHILQEGEMEQPIIVTIPEGFTVYQIAERIERAGIGSKEDFIESTKRHFINSNLDFDTSELFYEMEGYLYPDTYYFSKRQTVDDIVLHMTSTMQKVFTEEYLERAKELNLTQHEILTIASLIEKETYHDSERELISGVIYNRLKINKLLQIDAAIIYGIGRGEKHINRVLYSHLEEPHPFNTYRRLGIPPGPIGAPSKKSIHAALYPSEHDYLYYVVGQNGHAFSKTYAEHQVNVAKYRQMVNNN from the coding sequence ATGAAACAATATATTTTTAAGCATTTTGTCTATATTGTTCTTATTTTAGTCGGTATTCTATTTTTATCATTAACATACCTACCCTCCGTTTTTTCTGTTACTTCTAATAGTGAAGTTGTTGAAGTTACTGTATCCACTGGTTCTTCATTACATGCTGTGGCAGAAGGCCTATATGATAGCGGAGTTATTAAGAGCAGATTATGGTTTAAGCACTTAGCAAAGAGTCAAAACCTTGATAGATCAATTAAACCCGGTACTTATTATATTTCCCCAAATATCTCTTTGAATCAATTACTTCACATTCTTCAAGAAGGTGAGATGGAGCAACCTATAATAGTTACAATTCCTGAGGGCTTTACGGTCTATCAAATTGCTGAGAGAATAGAAAGGGCAGGAATTGGAAGTAAAGAGGATTTTATAGAGTCTACAAAACGCCATTTTATAAACAGTAATCTTGATTTTGATACTAGTGAACTTTTTTATGAAATGGAAGGTTATCTATATCCAGATACCTATTATTTCTCTAAAAGACAAACTGTAGATGATATTGTGCTTCATATGACAAGTACAATGCAAAAGGTTTTTACTGAGGAATATTTAGAGCGTGCTAAAGAACTCAATTTAACACAACATGAGATATTGACTATTGCGTCTTTAATTGAAAAAGAAACCTATCATGATAGTGAAAGAGAATTAATTAGCGGTGTTATCTATAATAGACTTAAAATTAATAAGCTTCTTCAAATTGACGCAGCTATTATTTATGGTATTGGAAGAGGAGAAAAGCATATAAATAGAGTTCTTTACTCTCATTTAGAGGAACCTCATCCTTTTAACACTTATAGAAGGCTGGGTATTCCACCGGGGCCAATAGGTGCCCCGAGTAAAAAGTCAATTCATGCTGCCCTATATCCTTCAGAGCATGATTATCTATATTATGTTGTAGGACAAAATGGACATGCTTTCAGTAAAACCTATGCAGAACATCAAGTAAATGTAGCTAAATATAGACAAATGGTTAATAACAATTAA